In the Grimontia kaedaensis genome, one interval contains:
- the mdh gene encoding malate dehydrogenase, whose translation MKVAVIGAAGGIGQALALLLKNRLPAGSDLALYDIAPVTPGVAVDLSHIPTPVSIKGYSGEDPTPALEGADVVLISAGVARKPGMDRSDLFNVNAGIVRSLSERIADVCPKALIGIITNPVNTTVAIAAEVLKAKGVYDKNRLFGVTTLDIIRSETFVAELKGKDPSDVRVPVIGGHSGVTILPLLSQVEGVEFSEEEVAALTPRIQNAGTEVVEAKAGGGSATLSMGQAACRFGLALVRAAQGEQDVVECAYVEGDGKYARFFAQPVRLGKNGVEEILEHGPLSAFEQNALDSMLDTLRKDIQLGEEFIK comes from the coding sequence ATGAAAGTTGCTGTGATTGGCGCCGCTGGTGGCATTGGTCAAGCTTTAGCCCTGCTTTTGAAAAACCGTCTGCCTGCGGGTTCTGATCTGGCTCTGTATGATATCGCACCTGTAACACCAGGCGTTGCGGTTGATCTTAGCCACATCCCTACCCCAGTATCGATCAAAGGTTACAGCGGTGAAGATCCAACGCCGGCACTGGAAGGTGCTGACGTTGTTCTGATCTCTGCCGGTGTGGCGCGTAAACCAGGTATGGATCGCTCTGATCTGTTCAACGTGAACGCAGGTATCGTTCGTTCTCTGAGTGAAAGAATTGCTGATGTGTGCCCGAAAGCACTGATCGGTATCATCACTAACCCAGTAAACACCACCGTTGCAATTGCTGCAGAAGTGCTGAAAGCAAAAGGTGTTTACGACAAGAACCGTCTTTTCGGTGTAACAACACTGGATATCATCCGCTCTGAAACCTTCGTAGCAGAGCTGAAAGGCAAAGATCCAAGCGATGTTCGCGTACCAGTTATCGGTGGTCACTCTGGCGTGACTATTCTGCCGCTGCTGTCTCAGGTTGAAGGTGTTGAGTTCTCTGAAGAAGAAGTGGCTGCGCTGACACCTCGTATCCAAAACGCGGGTACTGAAGTGGTTGAAGCAAAAGCGGGTGGCGGTTCTGCAACTCTATCTATGGGTCAGGCAGCATGTCGCTTTGGTCTGGCGCTGGTTCGCGCAGCTCAAGGCGAGCAAGACGTTGTTGAGTGTGCTTATGTGGAAGGTGACGGCAAATACGCGCGCTTCTTCGCTCAACCGGTACGTCTTGGCAAAAACGGTGTGGAAGAGATCTTGGAGCACGGCCCACTGAGTGCGTTCGAGCAAAACGCACTGGACAGCATGCTGGACACGCTGCGTAAAGATATCCA
- the argR gene encoding transcriptional regulator ArgR, whose amino-acid sequence MRNSDKQDQLVKAFKAILKEEKFSSQGEIVDALKAQGFENINQSKVSRMLTKFGAVRTRNAKMEMVYCLPVELGVPTTSSPLKELVMDIDYNDALVVIHTGPGAAQLIARLLDSLGKAEGILGVVAGDDTIFITPTRSTTTARLFEAVCGLFDYSR is encoded by the coding sequence ATGCGCAATTCAGATAAACAAGATCAATTGGTGAAAGCTTTTAAAGCCATCCTGAAAGAAGAAAAATTCAGCTCCCAGGGCGAAATCGTGGATGCTCTGAAAGCGCAAGGCTTTGAGAACATTAACCAATCTAAAGTTTCCCGCATGCTGACCAAGTTTGGCGCTGTACGTACCCGCAACGCAAAAATGGAAATGGTGTACTGCCTTCCTGTTGAACTTGGCGTACCGACCACCAGTAGCCCGCTGAAAGAGTTAGTGATGGATATCGACTACAACGATGCTTTGGTTGTTATCCACACAGGTCCGGGTGCGGCACAACTTATTGCCCGCTTGCTGGACTCTCTGGGTAAAGCAGAAGGTATTCTGGGCGTGGTAGCCGGTGACGACACCATCTTTATCACCCCAACGCGCTCTACCACCACTGCGCGACTGTTTGAAGCCGTTTGCGGACTTTTCGATTACTCCCGCTAA